GGACCGAACCCACTAGAAATTTGAGATTAGTCTGAGTTTTAGTTATTTTGGTAAGTAACTGAGTAGTGCCCAAAACgagtcacatgactcaagcgAGGGAAGTTGTAACAAAGGAAGGCTAGCCATGCTGAGGACTCCTATTGTGGAAAATTACGGACTGCTCTGAGTTAGAAGATTGGAATTTGCCTACCTCTTAGAGCAGaagaaaactgaatttaaaattaggattatttgcttttaggatgAATTGTCAAAGTCTGTCTGAATCACGTGGAAAATTTCGCCTGCGATTCAGAACAAGATAGGGAATACTAGTCACTGGCTCCAGAGTAGAGAGTGCAGTAACTCTCTCCAGAGTAGAGAGTGCAATAACCATTGCTTGCTTTGAACAGGCATTAATAAATTATGTCTGTGGCTCTGGGCAGACAGCCAAATGGAAAGATGGTATAGGTTTATTCAGACACAGGAAAGCTCATATTCTGACGTGGTCTGCACAGGAATCTTGAGTGTCTTTTCCTGCTTGGCAAAACAGAAAATGCATAGTATAGTatcttagtttacttcatttgttttagattttgattttcaaaatgggtgtgattttgagtGTTGTGGTTAGATCATTCCTCTGGGACAGGTCTAAATAATGGGTTTTCTAATTACTGGCTCACAGATATGCTAATCTGGGGAAAAGGTTTTGTCTCTCTATTTTTGGAAGATGGTTATTACACCTTCGAGTTCTATGGATCAGATACGATGAAGGGAGAGCTCCAGAGgactagactccagagaatcaaacaaaaaaatatatcttgATGATActcaaattttgttttgagacttatGTATTACAGAATATATGGCCTTGGTGAATTTCCTCATCAGACAtactgaactgacctgcttgaaccCCTGATGTCCTAGACTTCAGCTGGATCCAGTCAAGTCACTGACATCAGAGACTAATCAATCCTATTTTTCTACCCTTTCCACCCCCTTTCATAATATTCCAACACCCATATTCagtttgaagaagttatgaagagctGTCGACTCAGTTCCCTGGGCTTTGGTGCTGGAGAAGGTTAttatgggttgtcttttgagggcATGTAGAAATGGTCTTATTTGGAACAAGGAGCTAGGGGTTAGAGAGATAAGAGGTCACAGGAGAGGTGAGGAAGGGAAGCCGACTGGATGCTCTCAAAAGGTTAGCCagattgggataaagctttatcaTTATCAACTGCCTCTGAatttattggcatcttgtaaattgtaatgttattgatacataaatctaattggttaactattaagctttaagagtcataCTTTCTACCAGATAATTGGGTGGTGAGGTGGCAGATTGTGGGTGCGTGGGCAATGTGTGGAAGAGAGAGGAACTCGGGGTCCCCCACCAGAGAGATGGAGGACAGTGAGACTATACCAGCCAAGAGCCTTGAGGCCCAGCAAACTGCCAGGCATTTGGTAGGTTGGCAAGATCACGGGAGCATGGTCTGAACCTGTGGATAGTTCTCGGGCACTCTCTATTTCCCACAACGCACCACCAGAAAGCATTGTTTTTCAGTATTACCCAGTGGTTGCTAGGCAAGATGTGCCCACTGGCGTATAATAGCATGAAGGTTATAATTGCTCTGATTAGAAACCTGAtcaagagccaggcagtggtggcacacgcctgtaatcccagcactctgggaggcagaggcaggcagatttctgagttcaaggccagcctggtctacagagtgagttccaggacagccagggctatacagagaaaccctgtctcgaaaaaaccaaatccaaaaaaaacccaagaaacctgatcaagccaggtggtggtggtggtggctgcggcggcggcgcacgcctttaatcccagaacttgggaggcagaggcaggcagatttctgagttcaaggccagcctggtctacagaatgagttccaggacagacagggttacacagagaaacccagtctcaaaaataaataaataaataaataaaaataaaaaataaaaaaatttttaaaaattaaaaaaaaaaagaaaagaaaagaaaaatagaaacctGATCAAAAGCGTATGGCTCTGGAGGGAAACATAGCACTGTTGTTTTGCAAAATGAAAGCATCAAACTACTTTGAGTATTTATGCTTCTTTCAATCTTAGCCAGCCTCTTCCTGCAGGCTTTTAACTGGTCCAAGTGTTCAGAATAAGTAACTGTTGCTAGTTCAGCCCTGAATGGGAACATCTCTATCACCCCCAGCAAGGGTACAGGGAACAGTGTGCCGTGCAGAAGAGTGGGTGGGAAGACCGTGAGGTGTAGGATGGGGAGGGCTGTGAGACGCTGTCTTCTGGACAACGCACTCATCAACTCACAGAGCCACAGCCTCCTGCACAAAACCAAGCAGTACACATCCCAGCAGGCAGCGCTGTCTGCACATATTAGGTTATCAaaacaacacaccaaaaaaacaggGGACAGGGTGGAAGAGAGACAAGTTGGGGAGTACCTATTGTGTGGGACGAAGGGGtggatataatcaaaatatatttgttccatttttttttcaaggtagaatttctgtttttttctcttgtatttatttttcaagacaggtgcTACTGCCTGGGTtgtcctgaaactagctctgtagaccaggctggccttgaactcactgaaattggcctgcctctgtttcttgagtgctgggattaaagatgggtGCCACCACGCCTGGTCAACCTAggtgtttttaaaatttgcatcTAAGCGGCAATTTTGAAATAGTGCTCTTTAAAATCTGCCAATTAAAGCACTGTGGCTAAAACATAGATCTACTTGAAGACAAATCTGAAGAACCAAAAGAAAACCTAACGATTTCTAAATAGAAAGTATGTCAGAATCCTACAGGAAATGAGGGTTCCCAAGGGGACGGAGGCACTTCTCAGTGGGTGGTGGCCTGGGGCCGCAGCAAACTGTGAGAAGCGACAGGGGTTTACACACTTCCTTAGAGCCAGGAGGTGGGCTCTGCAGCTTTCACTGCGGTGCAGTCACCAGAGCCTTGTGCCAGCAAATCTCTGTCTATAAGAACCTGTGGTCAAAAAAAGCAGAAGCGGACCATTAGCAGGAAATGGGGGGTTCCTGTTTTGTGCACAGTGAGACAGGGGAGGGTCAAGTGTGGACTGTCAGGAATAGAGAGCAGGAGAACCCACACGCCCCATCCCTGGTGGGACACCGCAAGGTAATGGCAGTGGCAGGCCCTGGGAGCCAACCAGAGCTTAGATGTGAGGCGGATGATACGCCAACCATCAATCTCCCATGCCCAACCCAGTGCCAGGGGTATCCTGTTTGGCAAAGCCCTGCGGGTTCAAGGAACAGTTCCTGCCTGCAACCCAGGCCAGACCTTTCTGGATCAGAGAGTCCCTCTTACCCAATGAATTATCCAGAATTCTGCCATGGAGGAAGTCAGGGACTTGTCCCCTCCAGGCCCATTCCACAGATATCCAGgtcagagagatacacacacacaccccttcccaccaTACAGCGTTCATTCTCAACCCTGAGTGTTGAGTTTTAGCAATCTCTTGTCAGTTCAGCAAGAACCTCTCAGCCTTTGACAGGGCTCTTTATGCAAACCACCCCACTCCTACCCCCAAGTGATGTCTAGTCACCATTTAACAATGTGAGGGAGGGTGCTGggcggcggtggtgcacgcctttaaccccagcgcttgggaggcagaggcaggaggatttctgagttcgaggccagcctggtctagagagtgagttccaggacagtcagggctacacagagaaaccctatcttgaaaaagacaaaaaataaacaaaaatgagggggaactggggggaggggggagtgtttcatgtaaataaaattacaaataaaaaaaaaaaatcaaccccaAATGCTATTATCTTCATCATTTTCTACCCACAGACCCACCATTCACAGTAGAGCCAGATCTCTGCCCCACTGCACAACCCACTCACGAGGGTCCCCATATCTGCAATAGCTTAATCTTTCCTAGTAATCAGTCTTCTGTGTGTGCATCCGCATGCCTGAGCGTGTAGAGGCTGGCAGTAAACATGTTCTCATCCACTCTCCCACTTCCTTAAAGTCTGTTATGTACAGACTTTATGCAGGTGTGTGCATGGACACCGGTGGAGCTCAGAAGACAACACCGGGTGTTGGTCCTTACCTTGCTAAGAGGTGAACTGCCTTGAGGCTTACTGAGAGCATCTAGGGACTCTCCCTCCCGCTTGCCCTCTTGGCAGGAGCAGTAGAGCACAGATGCACACTCTGTGCATGTCTCCTATGAGTCCTGGATGTCTCAGCACAGCTCCTCACACTTCACATGCTAAgtgctttactgctgagccacaaCCCCAGTCTCAAAGGGTCTCAAGGAACCCAGAGCTCACCCGCTCAGCTAGGGTGCTCCGCCAGGAGTCTGCAGGGCGTGACCATCTGCGCTCTACCACCCGCTGCCCTTAAAGGACAGGGTCAAAGACCGCACCTTGCTTTCTCAGCTGGGTGCTAGAGGCCTGACCCAATGCTCTGCACAGTACTGAGTCTCACCTCCAGCCCCCGAGCATGCTGCCTAGGGATAAGGTGTCACTAAAGAGCCCTCGCTGCTAGGGGCGCTGATGTCTGAGCTGAGTCATCCTGTCATGGGGGTCACTACACACCCAGCTGCTGAGCCTCAGGGGCTTCCTTCAATGGCAGCACCTGCTGAACTCTGCTGGCTGGAATATTCTGGAATAAGGTTTGCGACACAATCTCGTTAGGGTTGCGTTGTATTTCAGACTGTAAGCAAGATGCAAAGGGGACATGCAAAGGTTGTGCTGCGGCTTCCAGGCCATGCTTTGGGTTTTCTTAGTGTTTTGAAAAGCTGGTAGACAGAGCATCAACCCTTACCCACCATCAGGTCAGGCAGGAAACAGATTTAAAACTGGTCTCCTCCTGAGATGCATTAACCAAAACTGATGTAAAGTTTAGAggtaaaagaataataaaagttcCACCAAACACTTCCTCAGGGCACATGGTTTGACCCGAGTGGTCACCCAACCACAAAATGTCAACCCACAAGATAAAGGGCTCTCTTGCCTTCACCGCCTAACTGAACTGTCCTAGCCACTAGGACAGGTACCAGAAGCTACAAGGTACCAGAACAGAGGGGCTTCAAGAAGCTGCAGCAGAGGAGAGCTGGGAACGCCTCCAACACACCCACAGCACTCCTGGCTAAACCTAACCTCCTTGACTACGGGGTGACAGCCATTTCCCCATCCACTCCAGCCTTCCCAACACCTCACAGGAAAGAGATGGGGGCGGGGTGCTCCCTGTTGTGCCAGTGACCACTCCTCCACAAGTAAGGTCCCTAACCAAATACATTGCATCTCATGACGTTTTTTGCTCTACGGCCCACATGGGGTACTGCCTCTGGAGTCATCTCTAAAAACCTCAGAATGCCCTTGACTCAGTCTCCCAGGCACACCCTCTCTACTTTTGGGGGTATCTTTAACTGGCCTGGGTGCTGCTCAAAGGCTCCAACATGGTAACAAGTGTAATGGTGATAAGACCATCTGTCTGAGCTAAGTATACATCTGTGCTGATCTGACTCCCACCTGCCTTCAACCAGTGCAACTGTTGCCAAGAAAATGAAGCCAGCAGTCAGGATTTGACCTGGGAAGTAATGAAAGACCTCCCCCCAGAAGGAAAACCCAGGACACATGGGACATCACTGCTGGCAAATGCCTCTCTGTACATGCCAGCTGACAGGAGCATCTACCCACCCAGGCCACCTGAGGAGTCACCGACTGAGCTATCACATGTGGTCTAGCACATGGTAAGACACAGAGCAATGGCCAAGAGATGCCATCTGGTGGTCCACTGGGTTTAGCCAGCAGAGGCTAACAAGGCTTCCAAGGCATGCTGGGATGAATTAGTGATGCCTGTGTAGGACTCGGTGATGCGAGGACTCAGGGCCACAGCCTGGCCACAGCCCAGATCCAGGAACTAAGTTGGGGAATTGAATGCTTCAGAAAGGTTTGTTCCCAGTCAGGAGGTGACTGTGACCAAGCCCCAAGTCTGCCCTGGAGAGGGGCTTCTCAGGGGCCTGTGAACCAAGCCCCGAGTCTGCCCTGAAGAGGGGCTTCTCAGGGGCCTGTGGATGGGAATTTGGGGGAGCCACACCCATGAGAATTGCCATTTATTCCCGAAGTTGCCAAAATCATCACCAAGGATTCACCAGGGGTTGCCAAGGGAACGAGGAGGCTCAAACACTGATTGGGGGTGTCAGGAGTTTAGAGGGAGGTGGAATGGGTGGGGGAACCCCAGCTGTCCCTCCCCCATCTAACGCCACAGAAAAGGGTCCTCCTCTGGCCggctcccctccccatccccatgtCCAGTTTTTCTCAAGGGGAAATGGGGGTTGGGGACTTGGGAAGAGGGTGTAGTGTGAGTGGGCCGCAGGAAGGGCCCTGTGGGGGAGGGCCCCCCATTTCACATGCACTCACAATACTGATCTCCCAGGGAGCAGAAATTGGGGAAGCCAGCTGAACCAGGCCTCCCTCCTACCCTGGATTATAGAAGGAAGGGGTTAGTGTTGGGGGCTGGGGGACCTGGGGGCATCATGGGGGGCAGGCCAGGGCCTCCACCAAGAGGAGAGATGTAGGTGGGTGGCGCTCCAGGAACTGGAGGTACAGGACTGAGACGGAGCTGGTTCAGAGTGAGCGTTGCAGGGGGTGCTGGCTGGAAAGGATTGGTGACAGAGGGGCCGGTGGCCGGAGCTCCTGCAAAGGAAAGAAGCAGTCAGCAAGTGCTTGGCTCCCAGTGTCTGTCTCGGATGCACACCCAGGTAGAGAAACATGCCTGCTCCGTGAGTCTTCTACTCTGTAGGAACCACAGAGACCAAAGACACAGGAGTCCCACAGTCCACACTCACCGCTTGGAAGGAATGGGTTGGAAGCCTTGGCTCCTGGCGGTGTGGGGCCTGGCCGGCTCACCAGCGAGTCCAGGTCCACGAGGGCTGCGTTAGGGCCTAGGAATGACTCCGGAGTCTTGCGTGTTGGGGGGGTGGGAGTTGGGGTTGCAGCAGGTGGGGGACTCCCCACAGACTCAGCCAGAGAGCCCCCAACCCCACTCATGTCGAATGCCCCAGGGCTGCGAGTAGGCACCTCTCCGGCGAGCAACTCCAATTCCCCTGGAAAAAGCCAGGGCAGTGCTCAGATGGACTGGCAGTCCCACAGTCCCACCCTGAGTTAGCGGACCGGGGAAAGGCAGGATGAGGTCTCAGGAACAGGCAGGCTGAGCTGAGCCTCAACTAAAAACCGAGACGATCTCGTTGTGGTGGAGAAGCACAGAGGGAATGAAACAATCAGGGTGTCAGGACAACCCACAGTGACAGTCCTGGGAAGCAGGACAGGGCTCTACAGGATAGCCCAGCCTCAAAAGACCACGTCCCCCAAAGGAGGACTCCAGCTGCATGTAGAATTTTATAGTGCAGAAAGCAGGCAGACACCCCTAACGCTGGGAGAGTTCGTGACAGCTAAGGGTCGGAGGGCAAACTTCTTTCCTCTAGGAAATAATCAATGGAAACACCAGGAAAATAAAGCAAAGCCCAGGGCGGCAAACAAATAACCCCAGCACCTGAGAGACCTCAATAAGAGTATCACACATTCATTCacgaccagcctgagctacacaatatagcaagatcctgtccccaagacaaaacaaaaaaatggaaaaagctggAGCTCAATGGTAAGGAACAACTGGGGTTCAATTCCAGTATaacaagaagagagaagggggagcgTGGGGAATGCACCTATACTTCCAGACactcagctgaggcaggaggatgacaagcTAGCAGCCCAGCCATGTCTCATCTGAAAACAAACAGCAGAGGTAAGCAGGcctgtgtgtggctgtgggtAAGGCGCCGACAAGGAGATGCAGGCCCGCTCTTAGGAATTTGCAGTCAAGATGCTAGCCTACAGTCAAGGCAGGTGCTAGTCTGTTCCAGGGCCTCAGAGACGCACGGTTAAACAGAAGACAACCCACCGCACCCACCCCAAGGGGCGTACTCAAATTTCTCCAATTCCTATCCCCACTCAATAAATGACCCAGGAGCGGAAAGAGGTCAGGCAGGGGCGTGTAGATAGGATGCAGGCACACATCTCTGTGGGAGAGGGCAGCTGGATCTGACTCTCTATCATGTGCACTCTACGTACATGCTGGCACCACCTGGAACAAGGCGGAGATAAGAAGCAACCGAGGACGGGGCTCCTGGGAGGTCAGGAGAAGGGTGACTCACCTGTGCTGCTCCCAGAGGCTGGCAGGGCAGTGCGGAGTCGGTCAAAGTCTGAGAACTCATCAGGCTCTGCGTCAAAGCCCCCGACGGCTGTGGGGGTGAGGATGTGGGGCTCAGCAGCCGCCTAGGAACTGGGAactctacctcagcctcctccaCCCTCGGGTGCCAGATACTCAGCGCTCACATCAGGGCTGCCACCCCAGCCTGGCATAGGACAGCCCAGTACCTGCAGTGCCATTGCTGCTGGGCTTGGCAGGTGAACCTCCCCAGGGGTCTGAGAAAGCCGGGGCAGGTGCCCAGGGGTCAGAAGATGGGGGTCCACTGACAGGAGCCCCACCTAGATGAGGAAAGAGATGTACAAATGAGTAGTCTCTCCTGCTTGGACAGCTGCTGCCTCTCAATCCATCGCGGCCCAAATGAGTAGCCCCACTCTCAGGCCCTTCTGCCTACAACATTAGCATTACTTAGTCAAGGGGTGGGCTGGGCCCACCTATACCTGCTCTCAAAAGCACCCTCAACTTTCCCACCACGTACCCCACTACAGCCTTCCTTAACTTCACACGCCATGTGCCTTGGCCATCTCACAACCCCTTACTCTGCCCAAGGCCCTCGTTCTTAAAGAAATGGTTACCCCTGGGGGCTTCAAAGAAGAGTATGGTGGTGCTCACCATCAGAGCTTCCCCATGGGTCAGGTGTGGGCCCCTCTCCAGCTGCAGGAGCTGGGGTCCCACCCCAAGGGTCAACAGAGGGCCCTGTAGAGGCTGCAGGCCTCCAGGGATCCCCGGACGCTGGTGTGGGGGCTGCACCACCCCAAGGATCAGCAGCCGGAGGGACAGCAGGGCCCCCCCAAGGGTCTGAAGCGGCAGCAGCCACAGGGACAGCAGTAGGCACAGATGCCGGGCCCCCCCAAGGGTCTGAGGCCTGTGGAGGGGCTGGGGTTGTGAAGACATCAGCAAGATCCATGAGAGATGACTGTGGGACAGAAGAGAAGGGGTATGAGGAGAGTAGACAGTCAGGATGGCACCCACCCACAGGggctgtccctccctccctccacccctcctccctgcctaCCATCTATCCTCCGGATTTCCCTACCAGCCACTCTCCACCTAGGTCTTCCTCCAAAGGCCCCAAGTCACCTACTCATTCTCTGGCCCTGTACAATGACCCCTGGGTCCTCTGAGTgaagacaaaggtgaagcccTCCTCCCTGCAACCAGCCGTACTTTAAGGCCTTCCCTCCCCATGTGCTCTGGCTGCATGTTTAAACTGATCTCGCCCAGCCCCAGAACAGCAAGCCGCCCCTGAGCCCCCAAAGGTCACTCCGATCACCTCCCGATGCCACATCACTGCCCTGCAGTGCACGCCATGCAGTGCTGCCTGTCCATATGCAGACAGCTAAGCAATTGCCCTGGCATTCTGAGGGCAGGCACAGAAAAGTAGCCAACCAAAGCCCTCAAGTGACAGTGGAGATAACCCACAGAGGCATGCACGAGCATGTGAGAGTGCACAAGAACAAGTGCGCACGCATGTCACAcaaactcactcacacactctctctctctgtctctctctctctctgtctgtctctgtctctctctctctcctccatcggcccccatgaggcaagcagtccgagagacaggacagccaggtcttCCCCAAGTGGCCACGCTCACACTCAGTGTGAAGGGCGAAGGCTGAAACAAGTGAGCCCCCTCACCAGATGGAGGCCTACGGCAGCCTGAGCAGACCCTGCTGCCTAACAGGAAAGCCACAGTGGCAACAAAGTCACATTGGGCCGGGCCGGGCCGGagctggtagagtacttgcctagcatgtgcaaagccctgggttcaatcctcagccaGGAGCTGGTGACCCAGGGGACAAAACCCAGGCGCTTACCTCCTCCTTGCCCCCAGTCTCCCTCTTGCTCTCCTCTATGGCCATCTGCAGCCTCAGGTCATCCCCACGACGGATCCGTTCTTCCTATGGagagcagcagacaggcaggttCAGAACGCAGCCGTGGGCGGCAGCTGGCCCAgtccaccctcccctcccccactgagaACAAAACTTAA
This portion of the Apodemus sylvaticus chromosome 1, mApoSyl1.1, whole genome shotgun sequence genome encodes:
- the Epn1 gene encoding epsin-1 isoform X1, yielding MSTSSLRRQMKNIVHNYSEAEIKVREATSNDPWGPSSSLMSEIADLTYNVVAFSEIMSMIWKRLNDHGKNWRHVYKAMTLMEYLIKTGSERVSQQCKENMYAVQTLKDFQYVDRDGKDQGVNVREKAKQLVALLRDEDRLREERAHALKTKEKLAQTATASSAAVGSGPPPEAEQAWPQSSGEEELQLQLALAMSKEEADQPPSCGPEDDVQLQLALSLSREEHDKEERIRRGDDLRLQMAIEESKRETGGKEESSLMDLADVFTTPAPPQASDPWGGPASVPTAVPVAAAASDPWGGPAVPPAADPWGGAAPTPASGDPWRPAASTGPSVDPWGGTPAPAAGEGPTPDPWGSSDGGAPVSGPPSSDPWAPAPAFSDPWGGSPAKPSSNGTAAVGGFDAEPDEFSDFDRLRTALPASGSSTGELELLAGEVPTRSPGAFDMSGVGGSLAESVGSPPPAATPTPTPPTRKTPESFLGPNAALVDLDSLVSRPGPTPPGAKASNPFLPSGAPATGPSVTNPFQPAPPATLTLNQLRLSPVPPVPGAPPTYISPLGGGPGLPPMMPPGPPAPNTNPFLL
- the Epn1 gene encoding epsin-1 isoform X2, which translates into the protein MSTSSLRRQMKNIVHNYSEAEIKVREATSNDPWGPSSSLMSEIADLTYNVVAFSEIMSMIWKRLNDHGKNWRHVYKAMTLMEYLIKTGSERVSQQCKENMYAVQTLKDFQYVDRDGKDQGVNVREKAKQLVALLRDEDRLREERAHALKTKEKLAQTATASSAAVGSGPPPEAEQAWPQSSGEEELQLQLALAMSKEEADQEERIRRGDDLRLQMAIEESKRETGGKEESSLMDLADVFTTPAPPQASDPWGGPASVPTAVPVAAAASDPWGGPAVPPAADPWGGAAPTPASGDPWRPAASTGPSVDPWGGTPAPAAGEGPTPDPWGSSDGGAPVSGPPSSDPWAPAPAFSDPWGGSPAKPSSNGTAAVGGFDAEPDEFSDFDRLRTALPASGSSTGELELLAGEVPTRSPGAFDMSGVGGSLAESVGSPPPAATPTPTPPTRKTPESFLGPNAALVDLDSLVSRPGPTPPGAKASNPFLPSGAPATGPSVTNPFQPAPPATLTLNQLRLSPVPPVPGAPPTYISPLGGGPGLPPMMPPGPPAPNTNPFLL